The DNA window GTTATATAATACACTTGCAGTTTGAAggaaataatgtttaaaatgtacTAAATATTTTCGTAAGAATTTCAATGGATTAagttaaaatataaatataaacaaaataaGTCTAAATAAGTCCTATGTCTTTACATCATAAATATGGTATATATAGGAAGCAGTGTATATCAGAGAGGAGATGAAGGCTCTCATGCCCGGGGTTTTTGTACTTTGTACCTGCAGAGAATCCTCTCTGTTCATATTGTGCGATACGAAACAGTATAAGGTGACTAgcgtactcctacatctcgtctgtgagaTTCTCGTATCGATAGATTTCTATATCATCCATGAGGTATTATAAGAGATATCCTCTCTggattggtctactcttattCTTCGTCTGTGCTTAGTGACCCCCCGAGACCAAAACAGAAAAGCCcaccagtttgagcgttttgctgCTACATggaatggcgctgtacggacatCTTTATGaaacaaatgattcttgccagAATTTGCATTATGTCATATATGAAATggggcaagaatcatttgcacTTAAAAATGATATTACAATGCTATTCAATGGGATTTTTAAAGTTTTTAGGACTCTAATTAAAGCTGAAAGCATGAACTTTATGGGTTTATTAGCTATGTAGATGAAGCACACTCTGACATACTTCAATAACTTTGAAATATACGACCTTACACAGACCGTATACTTTAAAGTAACTTCTTCAGTTTAATTTTAAAGATACGTGCAAAGTTATTTTGTCGTACACTTCAAGATCAGCGTAATTGTctccaatttattttaattgctTCACTTGATTGTATCACGCACGTGGGATTCCAGTTGAATTAAAATGttgatttatatatatttttggtaCACACAAAATATTGTACAGTAGAATATAAACGTAGTACAAACGGACAGTAAAATTGTATAGAAATATAGATTTCAAATATAAACAAAACtagtatatatgtatacttCAAGAAAACACAATCGAAGCACTTGAGGTCCGTAAATGTATCGTCGAACTTACGGCTTTTAATATCTTTTGGAATAAATAGAGTACTATGCATATACTCGGAAGTTATAGACACATATCTATCAGATCGTTAAAAAATACTTAAATAtgaatacagtaaagtcttgatctaagcctaaTTCTCGGGCACGTGctatgacatagatcgtgtggggctactattttcttgtgaccgcgccgaacgtagaaaaggacatcgCGGTCGAAGGCGCCTTACATACCGCCAATTAAACCATTGAATACTGTTCAAAtcatatcgtgtttagtgttatttaatgagaaaaatgctacaaataagttagtgaaagtcccatataaaaataatgaaaaataaaaaagttttgtattatatccctcacgggatatacccctaGTGTAGggaataggcgaactgactaattGTAATATCGTGTAGCTTCGTTCgccttagatcaagactttactgtaataataattttgacaTATTTATAATTGACACGTTTTCGTTACACGGTATAAGAAGTCAACTTCTGAATATTATATATGTAAGAGTGTATTGTACAGAGAATCGTAATCGTATATTCtataacatttaatatttgTTCCATAGTTGTAATGAATCAATAAGCAACATACATTAATTTTCCTCTGTGTTGAACACTAAACCAGCATAAATAACTATACCTCTATTACTATCAAGTTTAAGTTACATATGCATACATTTATTAGGAATGTACTTCAAATGTACCATAATGTTTGGAAAACATTATTACCATTCATTATAACGTTTCATTAAACTTTTACTATTGAATGTATAAGCGAATCGAATAGAAAATTTCGTTTCTATACCAGAAGATTTATATAATATCCGTgctataaatattgtattaggCCATCCCATAAATCGCGCCGTATCTTATCGTATTTCAAGTAATACAAATAGTGTCAGCAATATTTTTGTAGCGATATTTTCTTTCCCACGCCTCGTCAGTTCAAAAtttctgaaatttattttcaacattttatgTTGTGTGAATTTAAAAAGTACAATATGGTTAACGAcgctgttaaaaatatttgttacataaaTGTAAGTATTACCTATTATGTACTTAAAATTGACGACGAAAACCGATGCGATTTATGGAAATAGAGCCTAATAGCTTGGAACAGGCAAAAGTGACTCTGGAAAAATTAAGGAGTGACGTATCTTCTCTAACTGAACACCATGCCAATGAACTGTTCATAGTGAACTGTGATTACACCATCTTGGTCTGTATCCAATTGTCGGAAAGCTATAGTCATGGTCTGAAAAAGAGATACATGtcagaaatgtacatttttctaaACATAGAATACTGAACTCATATAATGTACACTTACATGTAAAATTATACAGCACTGGATGAAATCATCAAAGTATATACCTTGAAGACCACTTCTATCATATTTACGTATGATTGTATCTATGACACGATCTGACAATTGATATCCGAAGCTTATTAGTGCTGTTTTCAATTCGTTACGATCAATAGTTCCGCTGTTAtcccggtcaaatgaccggaaACAGTTTTGCCAGTCTGTTACATACTTCCAAAGAGCACCAAATTCTTCGAAACTAACTGTTCCTCTTTGATTTTTATCGAACATACCTGGAGAATCAGGATCATTTTTTTCAATGTCAAACATACCTGCATCAATAAAATAAACCATGGATGTATTGGAAATAGTAAAGGACCATGCAAATTTATTGTGCGATTGCACGCTTATGTTTCTGTGCAGTGCTACTATACTAAATTTAATACTAATTGTTTCATTGGAGTACGTGCCAAAAGTCTATGATAATTCGCATGGTCATTTAGaagtaaatagtaagcaaataCGTACCAATCATAGAACGAACAGTTTCTGGATTAAACGGTGTCCATGTACCATTTGAGAGAGCCTGTTGTAATTCATCTGCACTAATTGCACCAGATCTGTCTTTGTCCACTCTTTAAGTAGTTAATTAAAAATAGGGATTATTTTACACTGTTTAAACTTTTTAAACTTAAGGTTcaatgaaatgaatttttaaaatatataaattcttATCAAATATATTTTGTTACTCACTGTCCAGAATTATATTATGACTCGTGATTAGATTATAGAAttcgtaaatgaaaatataacagATAAagcaaacatattttttaaataaggaATGATACTATTATCATTTTAACCTTCTCGAAGTTCTATCACTCCGGAAGTAATAAAATTCTATGCAATTCTCATTCTGATATAACAATGCGAGAGTCTGCAGTCTAATGATGATGAATTAATATGCAATTAACGGTAACGTGCATGATTAGGAGTGTTATTCGTTCTTTAGAAATACCGATACACAGTAGATGGAATAGTCATTAAACAATTAACAATAACAGTGAAACTAGGTAAATAagcgaaattaaataaatatgataTTACCTCTGGAAAACATCCCAAAGAAATTCCCGGCTGGGCATAGGGGACACAAACGACATTTTTCAAGAAACGTTTACTGCCAAATTGTTTAATCGACAACAAGCCTAACGTCAGTTTTGTTAGATCAATACTATCTCACTATTGACCTACAACAACAACGATGCGAGCAaccaatttgaaaaaatttgcaatttataAACAACGTCACAAACGCGTCACAGTTTCTGATAATCTGACGTGGTACCGGATTCTTCTTATTTCTACATAGATGTACACACTTACACACATATGCATGTACATATCACTGATCTACATAGTTCCTGTTTATAACggttgttgcgtcgcagtgtggtgggatgggggtttttattgtgggttcgagtgcccgtggagcgctgaagcgctctgctcgtggaagttaagaaataaactttgtacacagagttaaaagcgaaaaactgttgtagatttatttagaagatgtaactccctcagttctacaatgagttctgtctcgtcctggagcttcgaatcctttttctagcttcttccttctcgtctcgcttccttagccaataggaaaattgggatcttctggctaggcgttgattcgtcggatcactcgtcttccggttgctgcttgatggtgattggtagtggatggatcttaatagcgcacgcacgggagtggggtacgcatgagggtgaagccccgccaaaacaagggacgtggggccatgtgggaccgaacaagagagaggtccgagggagttccaagaggtccttgactgagaatttatgacctcttgtccttaactgattccggacttcgactatctctaatttatgttgaattggagaagctactctaagaggctgcgtgactttctctaaattcctcaattagtctcgccgactcgaatttcgtcaaggatctctatggaactctcccggtctttctttacctactctaaactatcgcgcccaaatagaatacatatgtattaaatacgcgattacatcttatatttaaaggctatagccggttttgggggtcaaatgtgcccaagaagggattttatttcaatttgcgccattcgatagcctaccaaaaaagatacctttcagccaagttttagccctatagctcatctgtaagggtagttatagaggaaaaacgaaaatccagtttttggcccattttccccatttaatgacaatttaaaattctgaaaaaaatctgacacatttcggacaccaaaccacatactttgagtcgttttcagatttttcggttgcaaactctggctgtaaaaatcgaaaaacacgaaaaaaatcgaaaaaatgcagatttcatatggaaatctaagagtgacaacgacagaattaatttagcaataagatattgtcctaagtattatgctcaatttttttcaaattcctgcgattggtgcgtcatagtaggaaaaaataaaaaccacttttttcggcgttttttccgtgaaaaactaagttataattatcgtaaaaatatattatgtaatattaaacatccctaagttgagagaaacatcgtccagactttaaaaattgcgtaatacaaaaaacgacaattatactacgcagcatatatcccaatatttcgaaggtattttcaacggcgccggttggtgcagtagctatggtctccgactgcggaaccgctgaagactttttggactaGGTTCTAATCCCGCCCcgggccaatttttttttctctttaatcagatgttttttctatttctagccgtatgattgttgttacgctattgtaaaaacattttttaactatgtttaaactattttttaataattttccggaaaaatatttttggagtactttcaacctttagtcatctatgggctgtattacttatctaatttttatttagataaatattttgcccaactctgccattttgcattatcgagcaatgaatcgccgcatcccggacccttgcgactctcgtaggtacacgtacgcgccgacctggcggtgtgtgagtgtgccgaggcacggctgttcgaacgaagctacggcaggcatcatgcgaccgaataatggaaaatgttgctcgaaaacgcaaaagtaggacctgccgttggtcaagcgatctagatttatccttcgtctaccgcttttgaccactgacaggccccacctttgtattatagagtcaggaatcgcggcaaccctaacccttgctagtctcatcggtacacgtacaggccgacttggcggtttgcgagagtgccgcgacacggctgttcgaacgaagctacggcagcgccgtcgtttacgatgtcggccacgcgtgcccagatcgcctctctgacaggcatcatgcgaccgaataatggaaaatgttgctcgaaaacgcaaaagtaggacctgccggtggtcaagcgatctagatttatccttcgtctaccgcttttgaccactgacatgccccacctttgtattatagagtcaggaatcgccgcctcccgaacccttgctattctcatcgcggcacggctgttcgaacgaagctacggcagcgccgttgtttacgatgtcggccacgcgtgctcagatagcctctctgacaggcatcatgcgacaatgatcggaaacagaatacagcgctcgtagcgaaaaatgccggaactatatttaattgaaataataggtgcgggatggttttcgggggccacgattcctgtgtttaatacgtaattatacaatacaataaaggttgcattgacattgtatatgtcactgctaggtcgcttgagtccaacggtctccataagaacccggttatttaagaaaattgtccttatgtgcaaattttgccgaattttgcaaattacgcctagaaaacgcaaaagtaggacctgccggtagtcaagcgacctagatttatcttttatctaacgcttttcacccttgaaaagcccgatctttgcattgtcgggccataaatcgtggcctcccgaacccttgcaaccttgtacgatctagcgttgcttatatttaaatttgcctctccgcgccattaatcgatacaaaatatatctagctatgttcgcgtggtcaactggccacgctacacggTCAAAGAAGTCACTAGATCACAGAATATACCAAATTACTGAAAGTATCAGGAACGTTAGAAAGCGCGGTATTTGAATTATGATGTGGTAGAAATTAAcaataaacaattatttacataaaaattaatattaaaaacatGAGATAACATACAGAGTATGCCAGTGTTTATGGTATAATCAGACATGTTCCATTTTTGAGTGAAATAAGTTTCAACGTTCGAATTATGAAACTCGACTTGTAAATACATTCTATATTTTTTCACGCAGAATCATAGCAAACTTCCTACTATATCATAAATATTAAAACACTCTGAATAGTTTATTGAAAAATGTCGATGTAACGTAAATATTGAGATTCAAAAGGAAAGCTGAGAAATTAAGTCCTCATATTTTTGGTGTACGACTGTAGACGCAGCAAAAAgagttatattttataaaacttCTGTAAGCATTCCTTACAAAGGAAAAATATTCTATAATTAACAAACAATCATCGGTTTATACGATAAAAATATTACACAAcaaaaattactttttataGATTCGTTAATAATATCTTGTGTGCACTTAAGTCTGTTTGGATCCTTTTATTTTCCAGGCTCCGATTTTATATTTGtaccaaataaaaaataaatctcCGCCCATCTGTAACCAACTCCAGAATGGTACAATCTTGGAACCTTCTATTTCTGTCCAGTTTACAGGAATCTCGGTAATAGGAATGTTTAGGGACTGTGCGATGTACAACATTTCTACATCGAATGCCCAACGCTCGACGTGCAAGGCTTGGAATACAAGTCTGGCAGAATTTCTCGTTAAAAGCTTAAAGCCGCACTGTGTGTCCCTGATACCTCTCACTCCCCAGAACCATACTAGGAAATGGAAGCCGTTCATTAACAGCAATCGGAAAAATGTTCTCTTGGCAGTCTCTTCCTTTTCTAAGTGTGCTCTGGAACCGCATACTACAGCATCGGATGAACTGACTTCGTTTGGTTTGTCCATATAGTCGTCTAAAACGaaaatttttacattacaaaCACTTTGTACAATGTACAACTGGCTTGGGCATATAAGATAAGTTTATTTGATAATTCTACGATGAAACAGTCAAGAGAGAATAATGTTACATTTACAACTTACATCCTAATACTGATTTTAGACTATTATCTAGCTTTTCTAGATCGCTAAACTTAGTGGCACCGTCTGCGTCAGCAAATAAGATTGCACTGCCCCTTGCGCTCAGAATACCCTTGAATGAGAATCAATAAAAATACTTGCATTCAGGGTGCAAGGGATTTGTGTGCTATTACTAACCAATCTCACAGCACCGCCTTTGCCTCTATTTTTAACAAGTTCTAGTACTCTAATGTTCTCATATTTTAATGCATATTTATGTGCAATTTCCACAGTCTTGTCGGTGCTACCATCACTAACTATGATTACTTCATAAGATTGTAGTTTTGGATGTGTCTCCAAGTATTTCATACATTCATCCAACATCAATGGCACTGTAATGGAAAAGTAACATTAAATCAGTCTTTACAACATCGTTTTTGAAACAAGTATATTTACATCTCTGCTCTTCATTGTAAGCAGGTACTATGACACTCAGCTGTACACTCCAGTTGTCATCGGAAAATGAAAAACTTTCAGTCTTCCCCGTTTTCGGATTTAGGAAATACTTTTCTTTATCATCACGCCATATTTTCGGATATGGTTGTGTTATCACGTACAGAATAATTgtaaactgaaataaaaaaaagatgAATTAGTAAACTCATTATTAAATGGAACGAAATAGATTTATTTGCGGATCATTAAACAATAGAACTGCCACGTTTCTAGAAAACGAAAACAGTATACAGATGGCAATTATAACCTAGTGCCGTACCGAAATTGCGCATACTACTGCGAGTATGACAGCACAAACGAATAAACACTCCAGAGATATCATTTTCATATGGATAGACTTTCAGATATTAGTAAAATACGCTCTACAAAACACGTTAAACGACGTGTACACTTTCATAGTTTCCTTTCTTCCGCCGCTGCTCATGCTTCTGAATATTTTATATCCATTTATACACCT is part of the Halictus rubicundus isolate RS-2024b chromosome 3, iyHalRubi1_principal, whole genome shotgun sequence genome and encodes:
- the Alg-2 gene encoding apoptosis-linked gene-2 isoform X1, translated to MSFVSPMPSREFLWDVFQRVDKDRSGAISADELQQALSNGTWTPFNPETVRSMIGMFDIEKNDPDSPGMFDKNQRGTVSFEEFGALWKYVTDWQNCFRSFDRDNSGTIDRNELKTALISFGYQLSDRVIDTIIRKYDRSGLQGIYFDDFIQCCIILHTMTIAFRQLDTDQDGVITVHYEQFIGMVFS
- the Alg-2 gene encoding apoptosis-linked gene-2 isoform X2; amino-acid sequence: MSFVSPMPSREFLWDVFQRVDKDRSGAISADELQQALSNGTWTPFNPETVRSMIGMFDKNQRGTVSFEEFGALWKYVTDWQNCFRSFDRDNSGTIDRNELKTALISFGYQLSDRVIDTIIRKYDRSGLQGIYFDDFIQCCIILHTMTIAFRQLDTDQDGVITVHYEQFIGMVFS
- the Wol gene encoding dolichyl-phosphate beta-glucosyltransferase wollknaeuel gives rise to the protein MKMISLECLFVCAVILAVVCAISFTIILYVITQPYPKIWRDDKEKYFLNPKTGKTESFSFSDDNWSVQLSVIVPAYNEEQRLPLMLDECMKYLETHPKLQSYEVIIVSDGSTDKTVEIAHKYALKYENIRVLELVKNRGKGGAVRLGILSARGSAILFADADGATKFSDLEKLDNSLKSVLGYDYMDKPNEVSSSDAVVCGSRAHLEKEETAKRTFFRLLLMNGFHFLVWFWGVRGIRDTQCGFKLLTRNSARLVFQALHVERWAFDVEMLYIAQSLNIPITEIPVNWTEIEGSKIVPFWSWLQMGGDLFFIWYKYKIGAWKIKGSKQT